A region from the Saccharomonospora azurea NA-128 genome encodes:
- the sepX gene encoding divisome protein SepX/GlpR, with translation MPSSLIIVGLAAAWLAVLVPMVARKRQVITQTNDAALAARVVRSGSARDTASGEVGHGDVDESGREDVDDVDDFRGAYDGAEDVDDDTHGDDVDAYGDDRNAGGVDGVDVGGDAEFASDRGAVSEHRSVRRRYRPGRGGFDPEAAALAAKAKYAFRQRVVVILLLAVLTTAVAAGFVLPVLWWAHGAADLALVAYLVYLRRQVHIEEEIRQRRLARLRAASRRTPRRADPLEDIEVVHHDAGDVVGAERKPMPTTRVRRQAVVVDLDDEDPAFHELDDPNRFSYRRAVGE, from the coding sequence ATGCCCAGCTCGTTGATCATCGTGGGGCTCGCTGCGGCATGGCTTGCCGTCCTCGTTCCCATGGTGGCGCGCAAGCGACAGGTGATCACGCAGACCAACGACGCGGCTCTGGCCGCGCGGGTCGTGCGCAGCGGGAGTGCGCGCGACACGGCGAGCGGCGAGGTCGGCCATGGGGACGTCGACGAGTCTGGGCGTGAGGATGTGGACGACGTGGACGACTTCCGGGGTGCCTACGACGGCGCCGAGGACGTCGACGATGACACGCACGGTGACGACGTCGATGCGTATGGCGACGACCGAAATGCCGGTGGCGTCGACGGCGTCGATGTCGGAGGCGACGCGGAGTTCGCGTCGGACCGCGGCGCGGTGAGTGAGCACCGTTCCGTTCGGCGGCGCTACCGGCCCGGACGCGGGGGATTCGACCCCGAGGCCGCGGCGCTCGCCGCCAAGGCGAAGTACGCGTTCCGTCAGCGGGTCGTGGTGATCCTGCTCCTGGCCGTGCTGACGACAGCGGTCGCCGCGGGATTCGTGCTTCCCGTGCTGTGGTGGGCTCACGGTGCCGCGGACCTGGCCCTGGTGGCCTACCTCGTGTACCTGCGCAGGCAGGTTCACATCGAGGAGGAGATCCGGCAGCGTCGACTCGCGCGGTTGCGCGCGGCCTCCCGGCGCACCCCGCGGCGGGCGGACCCGCTCGAGGACATCGAGGTCGTCCACCACGATGCGGGTGACGTGGTCGGTGCCGAGCGCAAGCCGATGCCCACCACGCGCGTGCGGAGGCAGGCCGTCGTCGTGGATCTCGACGACGAGGATCCCGCGTTCCATGAGCTCGACGACCCGAACCGCTTCTCCTACCGCCGGGCCGTGGGTGAATAG
- a CDS encoding class I adenylate-forming enzyme family protein, whose translation MSPKLFAKDSVQTLAEFEQQALCVADVLREQGIQAGSRVLFKASNSAAYVSTLLALMHVGASIVLLDYQENAEQTTAIARRASAKFVLVSDDAPIAEDETPVFLYELLVAAGGRRPSDERLCFDTWCELPDGLIMWSSGSTGTPKGVVKNGGNFLRNLERNAKQVGHTASDALLPLLPFSHQYGLSMVLIAWLVRCSLIIAPYRRVDHALHMGLQCGATVIDATPATYRSIHNIVRKRTGLRERLRSVRMFCVGAAPLDQPLSDTYVEMFGLPLLDSYGSTELGNVAFATLDNPVGCGNVMEGLDLRIVGEDGDPNNPLPPNELGEIVVLCPDMMEGILDENGELDVADRGWYHTNDLGYLTEDGNLFVSGRKYAVNRKGYTLYPELLERKVAAAGCSARIVALPDERQGSQLIFFVEDDLGRDARYWRDVIDGVLPVYEQPNRVEVLANFPLNRNGKPDKKALEKLATQQ comes from the coding sequence ATGTCCCCCAAGCTCTTCGCCAAGGATTCGGTACAGACCCTCGCAGAGTTCGAACAGCAGGCTCTGTGCGTGGCCGACGTCCTGCGCGAGCAGGGAATCCAAGCCGGATCGCGGGTGCTGTTCAAGGCGAGCAACTCCGCCGCCTACGTCAGCACGCTCCTCGCTCTGATGCACGTGGGTGCATCGATCGTCCTGCTGGACTATCAGGAGAACGCCGAGCAGACCACCGCGATCGCTCGTCGAGCCAGCGCGAAGTTCGTACTCGTCTCCGACGACGCCCCCATCGCAGAAGACGAAACACCGGTCTTCCTCTATGAACTCCTCGTGGCGGCTGGTGGTCGCCGGCCGAGCGACGAGCGGCTCTGCTTCGACACGTGGTGCGAACTCCCCGACGGGCTCATCATGTGGTCGTCCGGCTCGACCGGAACACCGAAAGGCGTGGTGAAGAACGGCGGCAACTTCCTGCGCAACCTGGAGCGCAACGCCAAGCAGGTCGGCCACACGGCGAGCGACGCGCTGCTCCCGCTGCTGCCGTTCTCCCACCAGTACGGGCTCTCGATGGTGCTGATCGCCTGGCTCGTGCGGTGCTCGCTCATCATCGCGCCGTACCGCAGGGTCGACCACGCCCTGCACATGGGACTCCAATGTGGAGCTACGGTGATCGACGCGACCCCGGCGACCTACCGCAGCATCCACAACATCGTCCGCAAGCGGACCGGACTCCGGGAGCGACTGCGCTCGGTCCGGATGTTCTGCGTCGGCGCGGCACCGCTCGACCAGCCGCTGTCCGACACCTACGTCGAGATGTTCGGGCTCCCCCTGCTGGACAGCTACGGCAGTACCGAACTCGGCAACGTCGCTTTCGCCACCCTCGACAACCCGGTCGGCTGCGGGAACGTCATGGAGGGGCTCGACCTGCGCATCGTCGGCGAGGACGGCGACCCGAACAACCCGTTGCCTCCCAACGAACTCGGCGAGATCGTCGTACTCTGTCCCGACATGATGGAGGGCATCCTCGACGAGAACGGCGAGCTCGACGTCGCCGACCGTGGCTGGTACCACACGAACGACCTGGGGTACCTGACCGAGGACGGCAATCTCTTCGTCTCGGGCCGCAAGTACGCGGTGAACCGCAAGGGGTACACCCTCTACCCCGAGCTTCTCGAACGGAAGGTCGCCGCCGCGGGGTGTTCGGCCCGGATCGTGGCGCTGCCCGACGAGCGGCAGGGAAGCCAGTTGATCTTCTTCGTGGAAGACGACCTGGGACGCGACGCCCGGTACTGGCGCGACGTGATCGACGGCGTCCTGCCGGTGTACGAGCAGCCGAACCGAGTGGAAGTCCTCGCGAACTTCCCCTTGAACCGCAACGGCAAGCCCGACAAGAAGGCGTTGGAGAAGCTCGCCACCCAGCAGTGA
- a CDS encoding ATP-binding protein produces MEDDCVVLVERHAILAELTTLLEDSAQGNGRVAVLSGGIASGKTAVLRQFEECARQAGASLLRSSGAPNERTLRFGVIEQLFLGVPAIPETSAVLASLSESNRFDSDPSSADRDEERLAREICVRLLDLSRTRPLVITVDDHQFTDSASVRVLTYLQHRIASSPIMLLLSRRVDEPSRLVPQPLREPHTRCFAVAPLSLSGVEQFLSQRTSPADAARLAPWCHDLTGGNPLLLHGILDDIAANAGAAASGVGNPQAGDSFARAVLACLHRGGSHLVDTARALAVLSEFVTPSLLARFLDLRSSKVSGTLRALEVAGLTDGYRFRHAGTRKIVLDELSAEERAALNLRAAELLHQDGAAPSDIVGYLLAAGEAEEPWAVDVLQAAADHAVVYAEQVLALGDVEEAVRYLEFASQACGDERQRAALTSRLAWVQWLINPAAASRHHGPLQAALDKGLLGDREAMRLVRSLVWHGRELEAAQALDCVGGRADDTGQVDAYERELTQKWVTWCSPEVMARKDRAGVLTPPPLGRTPRTSGTDMRGGRAPGTAAALEGAERILQGARVLETPVAAVACALHELLVAEKTERAKYWCDELLRKAERYRATTWRAVLLDCRAAISLRLGDLADAERYARTALSLLSVQSWGVVIGSPLSHLVQATTMMGKLDEAAQHIDRAVPPAMVNTRYQLRYLTARGHFYLATDRPHAALVDFQAVGDLAVKWNLDDPATVAWRGDMAQALARIGRTDRARELIDAQLVLIGSGLARARGISLGILASLSDVKQRLAMLGEAADLLQEGGDRYQLARTFAELEQVWQIFGELERARLIRRRALQLAKRCEATWLYDRLSTNRDPLMSATPTREEPENMALLSEAEKRVATLAALGRTNREIGRRLHITVSTVEQHLTRVYRKLNIKRRTDLPVVMPVDIADTA; encoded by the coding sequence TTGGAGGATGACTGCGTGGTATTGGTAGAACGTCATGCGATTCTAGCGGAGCTGACCACCCTCCTGGAGGATTCCGCCCAAGGGAACGGGAGGGTCGCAGTTCTCTCCGGTGGAATTGCGAGCGGTAAGACCGCCGTGCTTCGGCAATTCGAGGAGTGTGCGCGCCAGGCCGGGGCTTCGTTGCTGCGTTCGTCCGGTGCCCCGAACGAACGGACACTTCGTTTCGGTGTCATCGAGCAGCTGTTCCTCGGTGTTCCGGCAATCCCTGAGACGTCTGCCGTACTGGCCTCCCTCTCCGAGTCGAATCGCTTCGACTCGGACCCGAGCTCCGCCGACCGGGACGAGGAACGCCTCGCGCGAGAGATCTGTGTGCGACTGCTCGACCTGTCCAGGACACGGCCGCTCGTGATCACAGTGGACGATCATCAGTTCACCGACAGCGCATCGGTACGCGTGTTGACGTACCTGCAGCACCGGATCGCGTCGTCGCCGATCATGCTGCTGCTCAGTCGGCGAGTCGACGAACCGTCGCGCCTGGTTCCGCAGCCGCTGCGGGAGCCCCACACCCGGTGCTTCGCCGTGGCACCGTTGAGCCTCTCCGGTGTCGAGCAGTTCCTCTCGCAACGCACCTCTCCCGCCGACGCAGCCCGCCTCGCACCGTGGTGCCACGACCTGACCGGCGGAAACCCGTTGCTGCTGCATGGAATCCTCGACGACATCGCGGCGAACGCCGGTGCTGCGGCGTCCGGGGTCGGAAATCCCCAGGCCGGTGACTCCTTCGCCCGTGCGGTGCTCGCGTGCCTGCATCGAGGGGGTTCTCATCTCGTCGACACGGCACGTGCCCTGGCGGTGCTCAGCGAGTTCGTGACCCCCAGCCTGCTGGCTCGCTTCCTCGATCTCCGCTCGTCCAAGGTGAGCGGCACCCTGCGGGCGCTCGAGGTCGCCGGTCTCACCGATGGTTACCGGTTCCGGCACGCCGGTACCCGCAAGATCGTGCTGGACGAGTTGTCGGCCGAGGAGCGGGCGGCACTCAACCTCCGTGCGGCGGAGCTTCTGCACCAGGACGGGGCGGCACCGTCGGACATCGTCGGGTACCTGCTCGCCGCGGGTGAGGCGGAGGAACCGTGGGCGGTCGACGTGTTGCAGGCGGCTGCCGACCATGCCGTGGTGTACGCCGAGCAGGTTCTCGCTCTGGGAGACGTCGAGGAGGCGGTGCGGTACCTGGAGTTCGCGAGTCAAGCGTGCGGTGACGAACGCCAGCGTGCGGCGCTGACCTCGCGGCTCGCCTGGGTGCAGTGGTTGATCAATCCGGCGGCGGCCAGCCGGCATCACGGCCCGTTGCAGGCGGCCCTGGATAAGGGGCTGCTGGGCGATCGAGAGGCGATGCGGCTGGTGCGTTCGTTGGTGTGGCACGGTCGTGAGCTCGAAGCCGCCCAGGCACTGGACTGCGTGGGGGGCCGGGCCGACGACACCGGGCAGGTCGACGCGTACGAGCGGGAACTCACTCAGAAGTGGGTGACCTGGTGCTCTCCCGAGGTCATGGCCCGGAAGGACCGCGCCGGTGTGCTGACCCCGCCCCCGCTGGGGCGAACGCCCCGTACTTCGGGCACCGACATGCGAGGCGGACGCGCTCCCGGCACCGCTGCCGCGCTCGAAGGCGCGGAGCGGATCCTGCAGGGCGCGCGCGTTCTGGAGACGCCGGTGGCGGCCGTGGCCTGCGCGTTGCACGAACTGCTCGTGGCGGAGAAGACGGAGCGCGCGAAGTACTGGTGCGACGAGTTGTTGAGGAAGGCGGAACGGTACCGCGCCACGACGTGGCGGGCCGTGCTGCTGGACTGCCGCGCGGCGATCAGTCTCCGCCTCGGGGATCTCGCCGATGCCGAGCGGTATGCGCGCACGGCGTTGTCCCTCCTGTCGGTGCAGAGCTGGGGCGTCGTCATCGGCTCGCCGCTGTCGCACCTGGTGCAGGCGACGACCATGATGGGCAAGCTCGACGAGGCCGCCCAGCACATCGACCGCGCGGTGCCGCCCGCCATGGTGAACACCCGGTACCAGCTGAGGTACCTGACTGCGCGGGGGCACTTCTATCTCGCCACCGACCGGCCGCATGCCGCCCTCGTCGACTTCCAGGCCGTCGGTGATCTCGCGGTGAAATGGAACCTCGACGACCCGGCCACGGTGGCCTGGCGAGGCGACATGGCGCAGGCGCTCGCGCGCATCGGGAGGACCGACCGGGCGCGCGAGCTGATCGACGCGCAACTCGTGCTGATCGGAAGCGGCCTGGCCCGAGCCCGGGGGATTTCGCTGGGCATTCTGGCGTCGCTGAGCGACGTCAAACAGCGATTGGCGATGCTCGGGGAGGCCGCGGACCTTCTGCAGGAGGGCGGCGACCGGTATCAGTTGGCCCGCACGTTCGCCGAACTCGAACAGGTCTGGCAGATCTTCGGTGAGCTCGAACGAGCGCGGCTGATCCGGCGTCGTGCCCTTCAACTGGCCAAGCGTTGTGAGGCCACGTGGCTGTACGACAGATTGTCGACGAACCGGGACCCGTTGATGTCCGCGACACCGACGCGGGAGGAACCCGAGAACATGGCGCTGCTCAGCGAGGCCGAGAAGCGGGTGGCGACCCTCGCGGCGTTGGGGCGGACCAACCGGGAGATCGGCAGGCGGCTCCACATCACCGTGAGCACGGTGGAACAACACCTCACACGGGTGTACCGCAAGCTGAACATCAAGCGGCGGACCGACCTGCCCGTGGTGATGCCGGTGGACATCGCCGACACGGCCTGA
- a CDS encoding SAF domain-containing protein, which produces MDDTRTRGWRRLVRARLRGRPLVILRRGLAVALLLVAAGLAAAPGAGGERTLPTLVTARDVASGSALSSADVRVVDMHVEARPEGVLSEPAQALNRRFVGAARAGEPVTDVRLADHRSAPPGSTTVPLRLADSGITDLLRPGTRIDVVVPAEGGDQADVLAENATVVTVAEPEAGRTTGPLQPHRPLVLVSVPDEQAPHVAAAGLDRPVTVTLR; this is translated from the coding sequence ATGGACGACACACGTACACGTGGATGGCGACGCCTCGTGCGGGCCCGGCTCCGCGGGCGACCACTCGTGATTCTTCGCCGCGGGCTCGCGGTTGCTCTGCTCCTGGTCGCCGCCGGTCTCGCCGCGGCTCCCGGCGCGGGCGGTGAACGGACGCTTCCCACTCTCGTCACCGCCAGAGACGTGGCGTCGGGCTCAGCCTTGTCGTCCGCGGACGTCCGCGTCGTCGACATGCACGTCGAGGCCCGCCCCGAGGGCGTGCTGTCCGAGCCCGCGCAAGCCCTGAACAGAAGGTTCGTAGGGGCCGCACGTGCAGGCGAACCGGTCACCGACGTCCGCCTCGCCGACCACCGGAGCGCGCCACCGGGCTCCACCACCGTCCCACTTCGACTGGCGGACTCGGGCATCACCGACCTCTTGAGACCGGGCACCCGCATCGACGTCGTCGTACCGGCCGAGGGCGGCGACCAAGCCGACGTCCTCGCCGAGAACGCGACCGTGGTCACCGTGGCGGAACCGGAGGCCGGCAGGACCACGGGACCGCTCCAGCCGCACCGGCCGTTGGTTCTGGTGTCGGTGCCCGACGAGCAGGCTCCTCACGTCGCCGCAGCCGGTCTCGACCGGCCCGTCACCGTGACACTGCGATGA
- a CDS encoding 5-formyltetrahydrofolate cyclo-ligase, whose product MQRTDNDNPPASGKAAWRERIRAERAAVPQEQRDAEASALARNLSEIQAATVCFYVPFGTEPGSRALLDVLSRQGSRVLLPVIPDAAGPLDWAEYSGPSSLATGVFPPVLEPTGPRLGPDAVREADVVLVPALAVDRVGVRLGKGGGYYDRSLVLASRETRFVAVVRDSELVDRLPSEPHDVRMHAALTPGRGLVSLAERPEV is encoded by the coding sequence GTGCAACGCACCGACAACGACAACCCCCCGGCGAGTGGCAAAGCGGCATGGCGTGAGCGAATTCGCGCCGAGCGCGCCGCCGTCCCGCAGGAACAGCGCGATGCGGAGGCTTCCGCGCTCGCTCGGAACCTCTCCGAGATTCAGGCGGCGACCGTCTGCTTCTACGTGCCCTTCGGCACCGAACCCGGTTCCCGGGCACTCCTCGACGTTCTGTCCCGTCAGGGCAGCAGAGTCCTCCTTCCTGTGATCCCGGACGCAGCAGGCCCTCTCGACTGGGCCGAGTACTCGGGTCCCTCCTCGCTCGCCACCGGAGTGTTCCCCCCGGTGCTGGAGCCCACCGGACCTCGGTTGGGACCGGACGCCGTGCGCGAGGCGGACGTCGTGCTGGTGCCCGCTCTGGCGGTCGACCGCGTCGGCGTACGGCTGGGCAAGGGCGGCGGCTATTACGATCGGTCACTCGTGCTCGCCTCCCGCGAGACCCGTTTCGTGGCGGTGGTGCGCGACTCCGAGCTGGTCGACCGGTTGCCCTCGGAGCCCCACGACGTGCGGATGCACGCCGCCCTCACCCCGGGCCGAGGGCTCGTCTCACTGGCCGAGCGACCCGAGGTGTGA
- a CDS encoding FmdB family zinc ribbon protein, whose product MPTYQYACKECDHRFEVVQSFSDASLTDCPECQGTLRKLYGSVGVIFKGSGFYRTDSRSDSKSSTAAKPSSDSSSSSSDSSSSSTSSNGSSSSSSNGSTSSSSAGSSSTSAAAAS is encoded by the coding sequence GTGCCGACCTACCAGTACGCCTGCAAGGAGTGCGACCACCGGTTCGAGGTGGTCCAGTCGTTCTCCGACGCGAGCCTGACGGACTGCCCCGAGTGCCAGGGAACGTTGCGCAAGCTCTACGGGTCCGTCGGCGTCATCTTCAAGGGCAGCGGGTTCTATCGCACCGACTCGCGGTCCGACTCGAAGAGCTCCACCGCGGCGAAGCCCTCGTCGGACTCCTCGTCCTCGTCCTCGGACAGCTCGTCGTCCAGCACGTCGTCGAACGGCTCCTCGTCGAGCTCGTCGAACGGCTCCACCTCCTCCAGCTCGGCCGGCTCCAGCAGCACCTCCGCCGCCGCGGCGTCCTGA
- the glp gene encoding molybdotransferase-like divisome protein Glp codes for MSDTESTVVTHPTAELRSVEDQLALLLKAAVRPRPVRVAISEAQGLLCAEEVVAEQALPGFDQAAVDGYAVRSVDVRTANEEPVEMPVVGEIPAGSRQPRRLQPGQAVRVATGAPLPTLADAVVPSSYTDGGTAKVTVRRAVPSHGYVRRTGEDVQTGDVAVRKGDTIAAAQVGLLAAVGRSKVLVHPRPRVSIISVGDELVDIDRTPAVGQVYDVNSYALAAAARDAGAEVSRVGIVPLDPKRLRETVEGRLLMSEVIVVAGGAGGSIGDEVQAALADLGDIDTTRVAMHPGSTQAFGRLGPDAVPTFLIPANPMSALVVFEVMVRPLIRAARGTRNPHRRTVEARLLSPITSTKGRRGYLRGQLLRDESNGEYLVQPLGTGGSHLLTSLAEANCLITVDDDLDEVAAGEQVRVAFLAPRV; via the coding sequence ATGAGTGACACCGAGTCGACCGTCGTCACGCACCCGACAGCCGAGTTGCGGTCGGTGGAGGACCAGCTCGCACTGCTGTTGAAGGCAGCAGTGCGGCCTCGGCCCGTTCGGGTGGCCATTTCCGAGGCGCAGGGACTGCTCTGTGCCGAGGAGGTTGTCGCCGAGCAGGCGCTGCCCGGCTTCGATCAGGCGGCTGTGGACGGTTACGCCGTGCGCAGCGTCGACGTGCGCACGGCCAACGAGGAACCCGTGGAGATGCCGGTGGTCGGCGAGATCCCGGCCGGTTCCCGGCAGCCGAGGCGGTTGCAGCCCGGACAGGCCGTGCGGGTCGCCACCGGTGCGCCGCTGCCGACTCTCGCCGACGCGGTCGTGCCGAGTTCCTACACGGACGGCGGCACGGCGAAGGTGACGGTTCGGCGCGCGGTGCCCTCGCACGGCTACGTGCGCCGTACCGGGGAGGACGTGCAGACCGGTGACGTCGCCGTCCGCAAGGGCGACACGATCGCGGCGGCGCAGGTCGGCCTGCTGGCGGCGGTGGGCAGGTCGAAGGTGCTCGTGCATCCGCGGCCCCGCGTGTCGATCATCTCCGTGGGCGACGAGCTCGTGGACATCGACCGCACTCCCGCCGTCGGTCAGGTCTACGACGTCAACTCCTACGCTCTCGCGGCGGCCGCGCGGGACGCGGGCGCCGAGGTGAGCCGGGTCGGCATCGTCCCGCTCGACCCGAAGCGGTTGCGGGAGACTGTCGAGGGCAGGCTGTTGATGTCCGAGGTCATCGTCGTGGCCGGGGGTGCGGGCGGAAGCATCGGCGACGAGGTCCAGGCCGCGCTCGCCGATCTCGGCGACATCGACACGACGCGGGTGGCGATGCACCCCGGTTCCACGCAGGCCTTCGGCAGGCTGGGGCCCGACGCGGTACCCACGTTCCTCATCCCCGCCAACCCGATGAGTGCGCTCGTGGTGTTCGAGGTGATGGTGCGTCCGCTCATCCGGGCGGCTCGGGGCACCAGGAATCCGCACCGCCGGACGGTGGAGGCGCGACTGCTGTCGCCGATCACGTCCACGAAGGGCAGACGCGGTTACCTGCGCGGGCAGCTCCTGCGCGACGAGAGCAACGGCGAGTACCTCGTCCAACCGCTCGGCACCGGTGGCTCGCATCTGCTGACGTCGCTGGCCGAGGCCAACTGCCTCATCACCGTGGACGACGATCTCGACGAGGTCGCCGCGGGCGAGCAGGTCAGAGTGGCTTTCCTCGCCCCACGCGTGTAG
- a CDS encoding GNAT family N-acetyltransferase, with translation MSTGSGAPYVTEPQRPGWPARLGPLVVPAGVVRLRPVRLRDGPEWSRLRLRDREYLERWEPEQPGSWRDRNGLAAWPSQWSGLRRLAKRGECFPFAITVDDEFAGQLTIGNVIRAALRSAWIGYWVSSTQAGGGVATAAVALATDHAFTAGGLHRLEATVRPENVASLAVLEKAGYRREGLFLRYLRVQGAWRDHLCYATTVEENGEGVVARLVGSGRAAWPDER, from the coding sequence ATGTCCACCGGGTCCGGCGCGCCGTACGTGACGGAGCCTCAGCGGCCCGGCTGGCCCGCGAGGTTGGGACCGCTGGTGGTGCCCGCGGGTGTGGTGCGACTGCGGCCCGTGCGGTTGCGGGACGGGCCTGAGTGGAGCCGCCTTCGGCTGCGCGACCGCGAGTACCTCGAACGCTGGGAACCCGAGCAGCCCGGCAGTTGGCGAGACCGCAACGGGCTGGCCGCATGGCCGTCGCAGTGGTCCGGTCTGCGTCGGCTCGCCAAGCGGGGCGAGTGCTTCCCGTTCGCGATCACGGTGGACGACGAGTTCGCGGGCCAGCTCACGATCGGCAACGTCATCAGGGCGGCGTTGCGGTCGGCGTGGATCGGTTACTGGGTCTCGTCCACGCAGGCCGGAGGCGGCGTGGCGACGGCAGCGGTCGCGTTGGCGACCGACCACGCGTTCACGGCGGGTGGGCTGCACCGTCTCGAAGCCACGGTGCGTCCCGAGAACGTCGCGAGCCTGGCCGTGCTCGAGAAGGCGGGATACCGGAGGGAAGGACTGTTCCTCCGCTACCTGCGGGTGCAGGGCGCGTGGCGGGACCACCTCTGTTACGCGACCACGGTGGAGGAGAACGGCGAGGGTGTCGTTGCTCGGTTGGTGGGCTCGGGCAGGGCGGCATGGCCCGACGAGCGTTGA
- a CDS encoding thioesterase II family protein, whose amino-acid sequence MTAHDDNDLWIRRFHPAPEADTRLVCLPHAGGSASFYFPVSRALSPGLEVLAVQYPGRQDRRTERCLDSIAELADAVAAALLPWTDKPLAFFGHSMGATLAFEVALRLEQRGIVASAVFASGRRAPSRDREEWVHLEDDAGLIREIGALGGSEAQVLQDEELLRTVLPAIRADYKAVETYRCQPGPPLSCPIYALVGDSDPKASIDEAQAWKRHTTGEFELRTYPGGHFYLIEQASSVIATIVEKMAETPTARR is encoded by the coding sequence GTGACCGCGCACGACGACAACGACTTGTGGATCCGCCGCTTTCATCCCGCCCCGGAAGCCGACACGAGATTGGTCTGCCTCCCGCATGCCGGAGGTTCGGCCAGCTTCTACTTTCCGGTCTCGAGGGCGCTGTCTCCCGGCCTCGAGGTGCTGGCGGTGCAGTACCCCGGCAGGCAGGACCGCCGTACGGAACGATGCCTGGACAGCATCGCCGAGCTCGCGGACGCCGTCGCGGCAGCTTTGCTGCCGTGGACGGACAAGCCGCTCGCCTTCTTCGGCCACAGCATGGGGGCCACGCTCGCCTTCGAGGTCGCTCTCCGGCTGGAGCAGCGTGGGATCGTGGCCTCGGCCGTGTTCGCGTCGGGACGGCGTGCGCCGTCGCGTGACCGCGAGGAATGGGTGCACCTGGAGGATGACGCCGGCCTGATTCGGGAGATCGGTGCGCTTGGCGGGTCCGAAGCACAGGTGCTCCAGGACGAGGAGTTGCTCCGCACGGTATTGCCCGCGATCCGCGCCGACTACAAGGCGGTGGAAACGTATCGGTGTCAGCCCGGGCCGCCGTTGTCGTGCCCGATTTACGCATTGGTGGGCGACAGCGACCCGAAGGCCAGTATCGACGAGGCCCAGGCGTGGAAACGCCACACCACGGGAGAATTCGAACTCCGGACGTATCCCGGAGGGCACTTCTACCTGATCGAGCAGGCGTCGAGTGTGATCGCGACGATTGTCGAGAAGATGGCCGAAACACCGACCGCCCGGCGGTAA
- a CDS encoding UTP--glucose-1-phosphate uridylyltransferase, which produces MTGATIENTFRTAIVPAAGLGTRFLPATKAVPKELLPVVDTPGIELVASEAAQAGAQRMVIVTSPDKKSVVDYFSGKPDLEATLERKGKTSLLEKVRRAPGLLDVEVAIQEEALGLGHAVAQAEPNLDDADTAVAVLLPDDLVLPTGVLSKMAEVRARHGGSVLCAFDIPKEQISPYGVFDVTDTDDADVKQVHGMVEKPAPEEAPSTYAAAGRYLLDRAIFDALRRIEPGSGGELQLTDAVALLISEGHPVHVVVHHGGRHDLGNPGGFLRAAVDFALDNPDYGPSLREWLIERIGTAD; this is translated from the coding sequence ATGACGGGCGCCACGATTGAGAACACGTTCCGGACCGCCATCGTCCCGGCTGCAGGACTCGGCACCAGATTCCTCCCGGCCACGAAGGCCGTGCCGAAGGAGTTGTTGCCGGTCGTCGACACGCCGGGGATCGAACTCGTGGCGAGTGAAGCCGCACAAGCGGGTGCGCAGCGCATGGTGATCGTCACCTCTCCCGACAAGAAGTCGGTGGTGGACTACTTCTCCGGCAAACCCGACCTGGAGGCCACGCTCGAGCGCAAGGGCAAGACCTCGTTGCTGGAGAAGGTGCGGCGAGCACCGGGCTTGCTGGACGTCGAGGTGGCGATCCAGGAGGAGGCGCTCGGCCTCGGCCACGCGGTGGCGCAGGCGGAGCCGAACCTCGACGACGCCGACACGGCCGTGGCGGTACTGCTGCCCGACGACCTCGTGCTGCCCACGGGAGTGCTGTCCAAGATGGCCGAGGTGCGCGCGCGCCACGGCGGCAGTGTCCTGTGTGCGTTCGACATCCCGAAGGAGCAGATCTCCCCGTACGGCGTCTTCGACGTGACCGACACCGACGATGCGGACGTCAAGCAGGTTCACGGCATGGTGGAGAAGCCCGCGCCGGAGGAGGCGCCGTCCACGTACGCCGCGGCCGGCCGATACCTGCTCGATCGGGCGATTTTCGACGCCCTGCGGCGCATCGAACCCGGTTCGGGCGGTGAACTGCAGCTGACCGACGCCGTCGCGCTCCTGATCTCGGAGGGACACCCGGTACACGTCGTCGTCCACCACGGTGGCCGGCACGACCTGGGCAATCCCGGCGGGTTCCTGCGCGCGGCCGTCGACTTCGCACTGGACAATCCCGACTACGGCCCCTCCCTTCGTGAGTGGCTGATCGAACGGATCGGTACTGCCGACTGA